Proteins encoded together in one Microcaecilia unicolor chromosome 3, aMicUni1.1, whole genome shotgun sequence window:
- the IZUMO3 gene encoding izumo sperm-egg fusion protein 3 yields MSTDAPVMAVNLWVLALLGLSIPGTPGQLNLTSSGLFGCDRKFVTALEHLLDKVVPPNVPGRNELCTYQLKGMLDIYPTYFKKKYQRILDVRSVMALKSTLTSKLQDIKTRPWKGVNIFQLHMLGLKGSMKELVRIALDKFFNLACSEDCTVIEGPVLDCWSCLRVRGHCFDGAVCAEEDSLEAEKREVYLYLFFVCESVGLASILLLYYFCVYHKRRMQDIKGRSP; encoded by the exons ATGTCCACGGATGCCCCTGTGATGGCTGTGAACCTCTGGGTTCTAGCTCTCCTAGGCCTGTCTATCCCTGGGACTCCTGGCCAACTCAATTTGACATCCTCCGGCCTTTTTGGCTGTGACCGGAAGTTTGTCACTGCCCTTGAACACCTGTTGGACAAAGTGGTGCCCCCAAATGTTCCAGGCAGAAACGAGCTCTGCACTTATCAGCTCAAAGGCATGTTGGACATCTATCCCACTTACTTTAAGAAGAAGTACCAGAGGATTCTGG ATGTCCGGAGCGTTATGGCTCTGAAGTCCACGCTGACATCCAAGCTGCAAGATATAAAGACGAGACCCTGGAAAG GTGTTAATATTTTCCAGCTGCACATGCTCGGACTCAAGGGCTCCATGAAGGAGCTCGTACGGATCGCCTTGGATAAATTTTTCAATTTGG cCTGTTCTGAGGACTGCA CTGTAATTGAGGGTCCAGTCCTGGACTGTTGGTCCTGTCTGCGGGTCCGAGGTCACTGCTTTGATGGAGCAGTGTGTGCAG AGGAAGATTCTCTGGAAGCAGAAAAGAGAGAGGTTTACCTATATCTGTTCTTTGTCTGTGAATCGGTGGGCCTGGCCTCCATCCTGCTCCT GTACTACTTCTGTGTCTATCACAAGAGAAGAATGCAGGACATCAAGGGACGCAGTCCATGA